The Desulfobotulus pelophilus genome has a window encoding:
- a CDS encoding rhodanese-like domain-containing protein — translation MAKKFPASPVPMALLSDVDTVMAQHREGQIVLMDTRPADVFESCHIPDSINVPLYGIRTRSFLKKKSIVLVGNGFSLGAAVSMGEELNKAGYSASVLAGGLLAWQERGGRLAGDPFACHGLAVVSPDLFAESLGREQPLMIYVKEEEGERVPSSFFHGLLNLSSISSDGGQALRDVLGLRDNFFLRPLVLITGDGRDNAVLQRRVSAEGIRQVYFLAGGWKGYEEYRRKQQAGMGPVEKRSVGDYGCSPTVHQY, via the coding sequence GTGGCAAAGAAATTTCCGGCAAGCCCTGTGCCGATGGCCCTGCTCAGTGATGTGGATACGGTAATGGCGCAGCATAGGGAAGGGCAAATTGTGCTCATGGATACTCGCCCGGCAGATGTCTTTGAGTCCTGTCACATTCCAGATTCCATCAATGTACCGCTGTATGGAATACGGACAAGATCTTTTTTGAAAAAAAAATCCATAGTTCTTGTGGGTAATGGCTTTTCCCTCGGTGCTGCGGTCTCTATGGGCGAAGAGCTGAACAAGGCGGGTTACAGCGCATCGGTTCTGGCAGGAGGACTTCTTGCCTGGCAGGAAAGGGGCGGGCGTTTGGCAGGAGATCCCTTTGCATGTCATGGTCTGGCTGTGGTTTCGCCGGATCTCTTTGCGGAATCACTCGGGAGGGAGCAGCCTCTGATGATCTATGTCAAAGAAGAGGAAGGGGAAAGGGTGCCGTCATCTTTTTTCCATGGATTGCTGAATCTTTCTTCCATTTCTTCCGATGGCGGGCAAGCCCTGCGGGATGTGCTGGGGTTGAGGGATAATTTTTTCCTGCGACCCCTTGTGCTCATAACAGGGGATGGGCGGGACAATGCTGTGCTGCAGAGAAGGGTCTCGGCCGAAGGCATAAGGCAGGTATATTTTCTGGCAGGAGGGTGGAAAGGCTATGAGGAATACCGCAGAAAGCAGCAGGCTGGTATGGGGCCCGTAGAAAAGCGTTCCGTTGGAGATTACGGATGCTCTCCGACTGTCCACCAATACTAA
- a CDS encoding chitobiase/beta-hexosaminidase C-terminal domain-containing protein, protein MIRHILSSGFRPVLFWLFVAGGLFLTDPQSICARSLCATVKIEIRQELTLERQAFDAHMRINNGLAHASIENVTVEVHFSDESGRPVRASSDPDDTGALFFIRTETMNHISDVSGRGKVAPETSADIHWLIIPAPGASGGRESGTLYFVGATLSYTAAGKSETIEVAPDCIYVKPMPALVLDYFLPVDVFGNDPWTSTVEEPLPFELGLRIRNGGHGYARSLRVQSAQPRIVDNDLGLFIGFHIEGVRVNGEPAAETLLADLGDIAPGGSGVARWIMTSSLTGRMVGFDAEFSHADALGGQMTSLIEAVNTRTLVRSVLVDAPGRDSIEDFLARDDDVLRVYESDTVDSAVSDLSAYAALTGSGAGSVRLTMPSADGFVYAQIPDPEQGRMAIKGAIRSDGKRIRPQNIWLSKTREGRGPWQYSVNIFDFNTTGVYSLVYQDPETVPVPPAIAFIPDKEGSEGQPLSFLVQTVSSPGGFPALSTDRLPVGAVFVDREDGSGVFDWTPFFGQAGDYSVRFMASESGLEAARRVKIRIGSETDRDGDGMPDAWELEYFGSLDRDGTGDYDGDGISDLDEYLNGFDPTTPQNVPGAPVIISPGKGVAVSSLNPELVIAGSPDPEKDPVIYTFEVFDDRTFRQKVWSQSLACHGEERVGAVVDFPLQDESFYYWRVRASDHTGSSLWTYGYFGVDTEGKGWSGGQDEDSGTAVPIVLPAPELRNPGKGAWVRGGVPVLAVHPVRDPEIQSHGSVRYRFELYEDPELTRLVAHTLTEDLFWFGYAPLRSSRWYYWRVQVVDGSGPAGSWSETGAFFAKVHGTIAEGASGFSFLSPESPVHTPGPEISVGWTFDGLQDDELVFYYTDRGYPDEGVPARGRIEKDTDGESGVFLWDTAGLEGTFFLYAIIRGSGTFSRVFCPFPVIIDQTPPKPIAVPAGCRFRETLSVVLEVDEDAFIYYTLDGSEPSEAAALYGDPLLITADTTLRFMAIDRAGNRSAVFTERYTEGPEALVLSVVTDQGRLLTGLGAEVFAQGSMVPVEAVVTDAFGQAHFSEECLTEGIYRFRVTYMGNGFWSEEFFSPGTASFKMILSEKRVAVTVLGSGGGLAGIPVSICTEDGLCRDESVLTDGEGNAVFLLPVGGKFLFRAELDGHFIWTDAVRVGEGDETMQVVALPASDGSVVLYLGKSPHEPIVGALVRMDSEEGFPGLDGCTDGDGFVSFHLPAGEYRAEILWKGHRFHESVSHGTKTRRSVFIPHREVMVSLKGRFLEEESPLSGVEVNLFTDGGEAVGIYQISDAAGHVVFDLPEKEYEARVEYLGRVYGSGLFLWEDGEIPVPMADVRVGVTSAGKALAGARVVVCREDGESLGVDGLTDADGYCGFRIPEGSYRFMVDHLGEEIWSGEKNLVASHSHTTGLSTGSGNFSLKVESDSGEPLTGVACHLFSLHGADMGQFGLTDGTGRAGFDLAGGRYRIRVDYLGHSFWSDVVEIPGMVESRIGIAHNSVDVDVVTMEGVGSRVPAKNIPVYLHGDNRAYRERHGLTDDDGRASFLLPAGAAFVFRAEMAGESYWSAVVDVPDEGRGSALINGGGGRLILFVLSGSGAPMGGLSVRLYGSGDVWLGQEEETTEDGQAVFYLPEGKYRLQLEYGGALYSTDLVKVNGDVLVTLNLDPDESGACFIGELLR, encoded by the coding sequence ATGATCAGGCACATTCTGTCTTCCGGGTTCCGGCCCGTTTTGTTCTGGCTTTTTGTTGCAGGGGGTCTGTTTTTGACTGATCCGCAGAGTATCTGTGCCCGTTCCCTCTGCGCAACGGTGAAAATTGAGATCCGGCAGGAACTGACCCTGGAGCGGCAGGCCTTTGATGCCCATATGCGTATCAACAATGGCCTTGCCCATGCTTCCATTGAAAATGTTACCGTTGAGGTTCATTTCAGCGATGAAAGCGGCAGGCCGGTTCGGGCTTCTTCCGATCCTGATGATACGGGAGCCCTTTTTTTTATTCGTACGGAGACCATGAACCATATCAGTGATGTCAGTGGCAGGGGCAAGGTGGCCCCGGAAACATCGGCAGATATTCACTGGCTTATTATCCCTGCCCCCGGGGCTTCCGGTGGGCGGGAAAGCGGCACCCTTTATTTTGTGGGAGCAACCCTTTCCTACACAGCTGCAGGCAAGAGTGAAACCATAGAGGTCGCACCGGATTGTATTTACGTCAAACCCATGCCAGCTCTTGTTCTGGATTATTTTCTGCCGGTGGATGTTTTCGGTAATGACCCATGGACCAGCACTGTGGAGGAACCTTTGCCCTTTGAACTTGGCCTGCGGATCCGGAACGGGGGACATGGGTATGCCCGTTCTCTGAGGGTGCAGTCCGCACAGCCCCGAATTGTTGATAATGATCTCGGTTTGTTTATCGGTTTTCATATTGAAGGGGTGCGGGTAAATGGGGAGCCGGCGGCAGAAACCCTTCTTGCGGATTTGGGTGATATTGCTCCGGGAGGTTCGGGAGTTGCCCGCTGGATAATGACGTCTTCCCTCACTGGTCGCATGGTGGGCTTTGACGCGGAGTTTTCCCATGCGGATGCCTTGGGCGGACAGATGACTTCTCTCATCGAAGCCGTTAATACCCGTACCCTTGTGCGCAGTGTGCTTGTGGATGCTCCCGGTCGGGACTCCATAGAGGATTTTCTGGCCAGAGATGATGATGTGCTGCGGGTGTATGAATCCGATACGGTTGATTCTGCTGTTTCCGATCTTTCTGCCTACGCGGCCCTTACCGGCTCCGGTGCAGGATCTGTCCGGCTGACAATGCCGTCAGCCGATGGCTTTGTCTATGCACAGATACCGGATCCCGAGCAGGGCCGTATGGCCATCAAGGGGGCCATACGATCCGATGGCAAGCGGATACGACCTCAGAATATCTGGCTTTCCAAAACCAGAGAGGGCAGGGGGCCATGGCAGTACAGTGTGAATATTTTTGATTTTAATACCACAGGTGTTTACTCCCTGGTTTATCAGGATCCGGAGACCGTACCGGTTCCTCCTGCCATCGCCTTCATACCGGATAAGGAGGGCAGCGAAGGCCAGCCTCTTTCCTTTCTGGTACAGACCGTCTCATCACCTGGTGGTTTTCCTGCTCTCTCCACAGATCGCCTTCCGGTGGGAGCCGTTTTTGTGGACAGGGAAGATGGTAGTGGTGTTTTTGACTGGACGCCGTTTTTCGGGCAGGCCGGTGATTATTCCGTACGGTTTATGGCTAGTGAGAGTGGGCTGGAAGCAGCACGCAGGGTAAAGATCCGTATCGGTTCAGAGACGGACAGGGATGGTGATGGTATGCCGGATGCCTGGGAGCTGGAGTATTTCGGCAGTCTGGACCGTGACGGCACCGGTGACTATGACGGCGATGGTATTTCAGACCTTGATGAATATCTGAATGGTTTTGATCCCACCACTCCGCAGAATGTACCCGGGGCTCCTGTGATAATCAGTCCGGGCAAGGGTGTGGCCGTTTCCTCACTGAATCCGGAACTTGTGATTGCAGGCAGCCCAGACCCGGAAAAGGATCCCGTTATTTATACCTTTGAAGTGTTTGATGACCGTACTTTCCGGCAGAAAGTATGGTCGCAGTCCCTGGCTTGCCATGGAGAAGAAAGGGTCGGTGCTGTGGTGGATTTTCCGCTTCAGGACGAATCTTTTTATTACTGGCGCGTCAGGGCTTCCGATCACACCGGCAGCAGCCTATGGACTTATGGGTATTTTGGCGTGGATACGGAAGGCAAGGGGTGGTCGGGGGGGCAGGATGAGGATTCTGGGACAGCCGTACCAATAGTCCTTCCTGCGCCTGAGCTGAGAAATCCTGGGAAAGGAGCCTGGGTCAGGGGGGGCGTTCCGGTTCTGGCCGTACATCCCGTAAGGGATCCTGAGATTCAGTCCCATGGGTCGGTGCGATATCGTTTTGAACTTTATGAAGATCCGGAGCTGACCCGTCTGGTAGCCCATACCCTGACAGAAGATCTTTTCTGGTTCGGGTATGCCCCCCTTAGATCCAGCCGCTGGTATTACTGGCGGGTGCAGGTCGTGGATGGCAGTGGGCCAGCGGGCAGCTGGTCGGAAACGGGTGCTTTTTTTGCTAAGGTTCATGGGACGATTGCGGAGGGGGCCTCCGGGTTTTCCTTTCTGTCACCGGAAAGCCCTGTGCATACTCCAGGCCCGGAGATTTCTGTTGGCTGGACTTTTGACGGTCTGCAGGATGATGAGCTTGTCTTTTATTATACGGACAGGGGCTATCCCGATGAAGGTGTTCCTGCCCGGGGCCGTATAGAAAAGGATACGGATGGCGAATCAGGTGTCTTTCTATGGGACACGGCCGGTCTTGAAGGAACCTTTTTTCTTTATGCCATAATCCGTGGTTCGGGAACTTTTTCAAGGGTATTCTGCCCCTTTCCTGTCATCATTGATCAAACCCCGCCCAAACCCATTGCTGTTCCCGCCGGTTGCCGTTTCAGGGAAACACTCTCCGTGGTCCTTGAGGTGGATGAGGACGCATTTATCTACTACACACTCGATGGCAGTGAGCCTTCAGAAGCAGCAGCCTTGTACGGGGATCCCCTTCTCATCACAGCTGATACCACCCTGCGTTTCATGGCCATTGACAGGGCAGGGAACCGGAGCGCGGTTTTCACGGAACGCTACACCGAAGGACCGGAGGCTCTGGTGTTGTCCGTAGTGACGGATCAGGGCCGTCTGCTTACCGGTCTTGGGGCGGAAGTGTTTGCGCAGGGATCCATGGTTCCGGTAGAAGCCGTTGTTACCGATGCTTTTGGTCAGGCTCATTTTTCTGAAGAATGCCTTACAGAAGGGATATATCGTTTCCGAGTGACCTATATGGGAAATGGTTTCTGGTCGGAAGAGTTTTTTTCCCCGGGCACCGCCTCGTTCAAAATGATTCTTTCGGAGAAAAGGGTTGCGGTTACGGTTCTCGGATCCGGAGGAGGTCTGGCCGGAATACCCGTTTCTATCTGTACGGAAGACGGGCTTTGCCGGGATGAGTCTGTGCTTACGGACGGAGAGGGTAACGCTGTTTTCCTGCTTCCTGTCGGAGGTAAGTTTCTCTTCCGGGCGGAGCTGGACGGACACTTTATATGGACAGATGCTGTACGGGTTGGAGAAGGGGATGAGACCATGCAGGTGGTTGCCCTGCCTGCCAGTGATGGCAGTGTGGTTCTTTACCTTGGAAAGTCACCCCATGAACCCATAGTCGGCGCTTTGGTCCGCATGGATTCGGAAGAGGGGTTCCCCGGTTTGGACGGTTGCACAGATGGTGATGGATTTGTGTCCTTTCACCTGCCGGCCGGAGAGTACAGGGCGGAAATACTGTGGAAGGGGCATCGTTTCCATGAGTCCGTGAGTCATGGAACGAAAACCCGCCGAAGCGTTTTTATTCCCCATCGGGAGGTGATGGTTTCTCTGAAAGGACGTTTCCTGGAGGAAGAGAGTCCCCTTTCCGGGGTGGAGGTGAATCTTTTTACGGACGGGGGGGAAGCCGTGGGGATTTACCAGATAAGTGATGCTGCCGGACATGTTGTATTTGATTTGCCGGAAAAAGAATATGAGGCAAGGGTGGAATACCTGGGCCGGGTATATGGAAGTGGTCTTTTCTTATGGGAAGACGGGGAAATCCCTGTACCCATGGCGGATGTGCGGGTTGGTGTTACCAGCGCAGGAAAAGCTCTTGCCGGAGCCAGGGTTGTTGTCTGCAGGGAAGATGGGGAAAGTCTGGGCGTGGATGGATTGACGGATGCGGACGGGTACTGCGGATTCAGGATTCCGGAAGGATCCTATCGCTTCATGGTGGATCATCTGGGAGAAGAGATCTGGAGCGGGGAAAAAAATCTTGTGGCAAGTCACTCCCATACCACCGGATTGTCCACGGGTTCGGGCAATTTCAGCCTGAAGGTGGAAAGTGACAGCGGTGAACCTCTGACAGGAGTTGCCTGTCATCTTTTCAGTCTGCATGGCGCGGACATGGGGCAGTTCGGGCTGACGGATGGTACCGGCAGGGCAGGGTTTGATCTTGCTGGTGGTCGTTATCGTATACGTGTGGATTATCTGGGCCATTCATTCTGGAGCGATGTGGTGGAGATACCCGGTATGGTGGAATCCAGAATAGGTATTGCCCATAATTCCGTAGATGTGGATGTGGTTACCATGGAAGGGGTGGGAAGCCGGGTTCCGGCAAAAAATATTCCCGTTTATCTCCACGGAGACAACAGGGCTTACAGGGAACGACACGGTCTGACGGATGATGATGGCAGGGCGAGTTTTCTGCTTCCGGCGGGGGCAGCGTTTGTTTTTCGGGCGGAGATGGCAGGGGAGTCGTACTGGAGCGCTGTTGTGGACGTTCCCGATGAGGGGAGGGGGAGTGCTCTGATCAACGGTGGTGGAGGCAGGCTTATCCTTTTCGTTCTGAGTGGGTCAGGAGCTCCGATGGGCGGGCTTTCCGTTCGCCTGTACGGTAGCGGGGATGTCTGGCTGGGGCAGGAGGAAGAAACCACAGAGGATGGGCAGGCGGTTTTTTATCTGCCAGAAGGAAAGTACAGGCTGCAGCTGGAATATGGCGGTGCGCTGTACTCTACGGATCTCGTAAAGGTAAATGGGGATGTTCTGGTTACCCTGAATCTGGATCCGGATGAGTCCGGTGCCTGTTTCATTGGGGAACTGCTGCGATGA
- a CDS encoding transglutaminase-like domain-containing protein, with amino-acid sequence MSFLTKKSLLCAALGSLILLFLIAGERIHRPGHEKEDVSTGVSEQRARTIHLAYVLSLRNISNEVISHGELHVLSPLSATSFQSRVGLRADHPYEMRSDPPAENVMVFRWEEIPPFATRIFRIRTAVELREEPLEFMGTDLDSYLAPEPFMESDHEEIRALAASLESVSSLQTIENFFSWVSEHIVYTGYAGKTGGALFALEQRRGDCTEFASLFVALCRAIGIPSRMMGGFMVSDSQALDLGNYHNWAEFFYEGQWRVADPQQKRFMEREDNYIAFHVSRPSEIQERSLVLQLEGTGLRVGLNR; translated from the coding sequence ATGTCTTTTCTCACAAAAAAAAGTCTGCTTTGTGCCGCCCTTGGATCGTTGATTCTCCTGTTTCTCATCGCAGGTGAACGGATCCATAGGCCGGGTCATGAGAAGGAGGATGTGTCCACAGGGGTATCCGAGCAGCGGGCACGAACCATTCATCTGGCCTATGTCCTTTCCCTGAGAAATATATCGAATGAAGTCATTTCCCATGGAGAACTTCATGTTCTTTCCCCTTTGAGTGCAACGTCATTTCAAAGCCGTGTGGGGCTTCGTGCCGATCATCCTTATGAGATGCGTAGCGATCCACCGGCGGAGAATGTGATGGTTTTCCGATGGGAGGAGATCCCTCCGTTTGCAACAAGGATTTTTCGTATACGAACGGCTGTGGAACTTCGGGAAGAGCCTCTGGAGTTTATGGGTACGGATCTGGATTCCTACCTCGCTCCGGAGCCGTTCATGGAGTCTGACCATGAAGAGATCAGAGCCCTGGCGGCCTCGCTGGAGTCCGTTTCCTCTCTTCAGACCATAGAAAATTTTTTTTCATGGGTGAGTGAGCATATTGTTTATACGGGATATGCAGGAAAAACCGGAGGGGCTCTTTTTGCCCTTGAACAGAGAAGGGGAGACTGTACGGAGTTTGCTTCTCTGTTTGTCGCCCTTTGCCGCGCCATCGGTATCCCTTCCCGGATGATGGGTGGTTTCATGGTGAGTGACAGTCAGGCACTGGATCTCGGAAATTATCACAACTGGGCTGAATTTTTTTATGAAGGCCAGTGGCGAGTGGCGGATCCCCAGCAGAAGCGTTTTATGGAGCGGGAAGACAATTATATTGCTTTTCATGTTTCCCGTCCATCGGAGATACAGGAGCGCTCGCTTGTACTGCAGCTTGAAGGGACGGGTCTCCGGGTTGGGCTGAACCGGTAG
- a CDS encoding SO_0444 family Cu/Zn efflux transporter yields the protein MVWVEEIIKASWYVLVASAPYILLGFMLAGLLKAFLPDTLVARHLGSRRFSGVVKACLLGIPLPLCSCGVLPTAAGLREQGAGRGETSSFLIATPETGADSIAVTWALLDPFMAVIRPFSAFITALFTGGIIQLVDRWKEGRVESLHKEAVSVAGQMEGIPQGELCRSACCKPEAVTLSVASRLKMGMVFAFGDLFGDIAIWFFFGLLIAGAISVFVTPDMVSTWLGNPLLAMLAMLAVSVPLYVCATASTPIAAALVMKGLNPGAALVFLLAGPAINAASFTVISRILGRSVAMVHVGGIVVCAFVMGMAADWFYALTGGVQGWHGAAEEDSGLFGLAAALILLILFVWNLGARQWQQWRGGRSSCSCEGHCHG from the coding sequence ATGGTCTGGGTGGAGGAAATCATTAAGGCTAGCTGGTATGTTCTGGTGGCATCCGCTCCTTATATATTACTGGGATTTATGCTGGCTGGTCTGCTGAAGGCTTTTCTGCCGGACACTCTTGTGGCCCGGCATCTTGGTAGCAGGAGATTTTCGGGCGTTGTGAAAGCCTGTCTCTTAGGTATACCCCTGCCCCTTTGCAGCTGCGGGGTATTGCCTACGGCGGCAGGGCTTCGGGAGCAGGGGGCAGGAAGGGGAGAAACCTCTTCGTTTTTGATAGCTACACCCGAAACCGGTGCAGACTCCATTGCGGTGACCTGGGCACTGCTGGATCCTTTTATGGCCGTAATCCGGCCTTTTTCCGCTTTTATCACGGCCCTGTTCACCGGTGGTATCATACAGTTAGTGGATCGCTGGAAAGAAGGCAGGGTAGAAAGCCTGCACAAAGAAGCCGTATCAGTGGCAGGGCAGATGGAAGGGATTCCGCAAGGGGAGCTTTGCCGGAGCGCCTGCTGCAAGCCGGAGGCGGTCACTTTGTCTGTGGCATCGCGCCTGAAGATGGGAATGGTTTTTGCCTTTGGTGATCTTTTTGGGGATATTGCCATCTGGTTTTTCTTTGGTCTTCTTATTGCCGGTGCCATTTCCGTTTTTGTGACACCGGACATGGTCAGTACCTGGCTGGGTAATCCTCTGCTGGCTATGCTCGCCATGCTGGCCGTTTCCGTGCCTCTTTATGTATGCGCCACGGCATCGACGCCCATTGCCGCAGCTCTGGTAATGAAAGGGCTGAATCCCGGAGCGGCTCTGGTTTTTCTTCTGGCAGGTCCTGCCATCAACGCGGCCTCCTTTACTGTGATTTCTCGTATTCTCGGCCGGTCTGTGGCCATGGTGCATGTGGGAGGGATTGTGGTCTGTGCTTTTGTCATGGGTATGGCCGCTGACTGGTTTTATGCTCTGACGGGAGGTGTGCAGGGCTGGCATGGGGCGGCTGAAGAAGACTCAGGCCTGTTCGGTTTGGCAGCGGCGTTGATACTCCTGATTCTTTTTGTCTGGAATCTGGGAGCGCGTCAGTGGCAACAGTGGCGGGGAGGCAGGAGTTCCTGTTCATGCGAAGGGCATTGTCACGGATAG
- a CDS encoding ArsR/SmtB family transcription factor, with product MEDKTEEFCGEICVHGEVVAEVAAQMPGDGTLFRMAELFKAMGDPGRVRILKSLSFSDLCVCDIAELLSMSSSAVSHQLRVLRSARIVKFRKEGKNVVYSLDDAHIVTLLQQAEDHVAE from the coding sequence ATGGAAGATAAAACCGAAGAGTTCTGCGGAGAAATCTGTGTACATGGGGAAGTTGTGGCAGAGGTTGCCGCACAGATGCCCGGTGATGGTACCCTTTTTCGTATGGCGGAACTTTTTAAGGCCATGGGAGATCCAGGTCGGGTGCGTATTTTAAAATCATTAAGTTTTTCGGATCTTTGTGTCTGTGATATTGCCGAGCTTCTTTCCATGAGTTCTTCTGCCGTTTCTCACCAGCTCCGGGTACTTCGTTCTGCCCGCATCGTTAAATTCCGGAAAGAGGGTAAAAACGTTGTCTACAGTCTGGATGATGCTCACATTGTCACCCTGTTGCAGCAGGCAGAAGATCATGTAGCCGAGTAA
- a CDS encoding HDOD domain-containing protein, with protein MEIHCPACKKKYTLPRGAKTGPAAHLPCPACGNPIPLQQETAPPRFMSKEKLIQEAGALPPMPEILIRAKNIVDSPYSDIRDLAQILEKDQAMTTRLLKLANSAYYGLRHPVDSAHKACLVLGEQTLLQMITLVSTSRLFSNSLDGYDLEAATVFSHVLFVALASREICRLRFKDLEKSAFAAGLLHDAGMLILDQHIRKNKQAYQKLRADGMPQHLAEKKLFGYDHGEIGHDFCLNWNVPPEQALAIHWHHEPDQSQTPLAHVLYVADMLAWQDPDRLPSEDIAGSSMDMINLSDEELEVIRCDVWQDVAQIAADILIS; from the coding sequence GTGGAAATTCATTGCCCAGCATGCAAAAAAAAATACACCCTGCCCCGAGGAGCCAAAACCGGACCAGCCGCACACCTTCCCTGCCCTGCATGCGGCAACCCCATCCCGCTTCAGCAGGAGACAGCTCCACCGCGCTTCATGAGTAAAGAAAAACTCATCCAGGAAGCCGGAGCGCTGCCACCCATGCCGGAAATTCTCATACGGGCAAAAAACATAGTAGACTCTCCCTACTCGGACATTCGGGATCTGGCACAGATTCTTGAAAAAGATCAGGCCATGACAACAAGACTGCTCAAGCTTGCCAACTCGGCATACTATGGTCTCCGTCACCCTGTGGATTCTGCACATAAAGCCTGCCTCGTCCTCGGCGAACAGACCCTTCTGCAGATGATCACGCTGGTGAGCACGTCACGGCTTTTCTCCAACAGTCTGGATGGCTACGATCTGGAAGCAGCCACTGTCTTTTCCCACGTCCTTTTTGTTGCCCTCGCTTCCAGGGAAATCTGCCGCCTCCGCTTCAAGGATCTTGAAAAAAGCGCCTTTGCCGCCGGGCTGCTCCACGATGCGGGTATGCTGATTCTGGATCAACATATCCGTAAAAACAAACAGGCTTACCAAAAACTTCGAGCAGACGGCATGCCCCAGCATCTTGCCGAAAAAAAGCTCTTTGGCTATGATCATGGGGAAATCGGTCACGATTTCTGTCTGAACTGGAATGTACCGCCTGAACAGGCCCTTGCCATTCACTGGCACCATGAACCCGATCAAAGCCAGACCCCTTTGGCCCACGTTCTTTATGTCGCGGATATGCTGGCATGGCAGGATCCGGATCGCCTGCCCAGTGAGGATATTGCAGGATCAAGCATGGACATGATAAACCTTTCCGATGAAGAACTGGAAGTCATCCGCTGTGACGTATGGCAGGATGTCGCCCAGATTGCAGCCGACATCCTCATTTCCTGA
- a CDS encoding RibD family protein: MLTSFLIAATTLCGHIGPCPFSSPEDRQHLELWRDRTDASLMGASTLRNADPEMRGSNRILHPGRIRALITASGHIPFDHRSIFTTGPPPLIFTRANLRDSLQEHAGSRAEVLAANEKNGSLDIHHIRAILEKRGCRSLLVEGGGGLNRSALEQDAVDELLLTLCPVLYGKGNAVPLIRRAPTPMDRWSWQLLEHKTGTAGEIFLRYARKQMAATAF, translated from the coding sequence ATGCTGACAAGCTTTCTCATTGCAGCCACAACCCTTTGCGGACATATCGGTCCCTGTCCCTTCTCCAGCCCGGAAGACAGGCAGCATCTGGAACTCTGGCGGGACCGGACAGACGCCAGTCTCATGGGAGCCTCAACCCTCCGGAATGCAGACCCTGAAATGAGGGGCAGCAACCGTATCCTGCACCCCGGCCGCATCCGGGCTCTTATAACGGCATCAGGCCATATCCCCTTTGATCATCGCAGCATTTTCACAACAGGTCCGCCACCCCTGATCTTTACCCGGGCAAACCTCAGGGATTCCCTGCAGGAACATGCCGGAAGCCGGGCGGAAGTCCTGGCTGCCAACGAAAAAAACGGCTCTCTGGATATCCACCATATCCGTGCCATCCTGGAAAAAAGGGGCTGCCGGTCTCTCCTCGTGGAAGGCGGAGGTGGCCTCAACCGAAGTGCTCTGGAACAGGATGCGGTGGATGAACTCCTTCTGACCCTCTGCCCTGTTCTCTATGGAAAGGGTAATGCCGTACCGTTGATTCGCAGGGCCCCCACCCCCATGGACCGGTGGTCCTGGCAGCTTCTGGAGCACAAAACCGGAACGGCTGGTGAAATTTTTCTTCGCTACGCACGGAAACAGATGGCAGCAACCGCTTTCTAA
- a CDS encoding glycosyltransferase family 2 protein, with product MVPSLLPLPFTLSCIIPSKNRIKLLPRALNSIKAQHPAPDLFHFPEILVVDDGSSDGTASMLATDFPEVIVVRTKGIGPGPARNVGAKAAKGDILFFLDSDDIWLPAHLQSLSPCFFNDSSFACSRAFNHNLVGGKNFTIPDTDVDLSRNAFSRMLQWCDMVPSAFAIRKDTFLATGGFPSVGWGEDWLFFLELCARQKLCFIPDITVERTLHTESLCTDQQLKQHILTMLDRLKAAVSILPGSGPENQAHFLALQKLASERGDAWRSIQDFYTAAKEAGLTAP from the coding sequence ATGGTCCCATCCCTTCTCCCCCTGCCTTTCACCCTTTCCTGCATCATACCCTCCAAAAACCGAATAAAGCTTCTGCCAAGGGCCCTGAACAGCATCAAAGCCCAGCACCCGGCACCAGATCTTTTTCATTTTCCTGAAATTCTTGTGGTAGATGACGGATCCTCCGATGGAACGGCTTCCATGCTGGCCACAGATTTTCCCGAAGTAATCGTAGTCCGCACCAAAGGCATTGGTCCGGGTCCGGCCCGGAATGTCGGTGCAAAGGCCGCAAAAGGAGATATTCTCTTTTTTCTGGACTCCGATGACATCTGGCTGCCTGCACACCTGCAGAGTCTGAGCCCCTGCTTTTTCAATGACAGCTCCTTTGCCTGCAGCAGAGCCTTCAACCATAACCTTGTGGGAGGGAAAAATTTTACCATTCCTGACACGGACGTGGATCTTTCCCGAAACGCTTTTTCCCGTATGCTCCAGTGGTGTGATATGGTACCTTCCGCTTTTGCCATACGAAAAGACACCTTTCTTGCCACAGGGGGCTTTCCGTCTGTGGGCTGGGGAGAAGACTGGCTTTTTTTCCTTGAACTCTGCGCAAGGCAAAAGCTATGCTTTATTCCTGACATTACCGTTGAGCGTACCCTGCACACAGAAAGTCTTTGCACGGACCAACAACTTAAGCAGCATATTCTCACCATGCTGGACAGGCTGAAGGCTGCCGTATCCATCCTTCCGGGCTCAGGCCCGGAAAATCAGGCGCACTTTCTGGCCCTACAGAAACTTGCTTCGGAAAGAGGAGACGCATGGAGAAGCATTCAGGACTTTTATACTGCTGCCAAAGAAGCGGGGCTGACGGCCCCATGA